One Manduca sexta isolate Smith_Timp_Sample1 chromosome 28, JHU_Msex_v1.0, whole genome shotgun sequence DNA window includes the following coding sequences:
- the LOC115451432 gene encoding delta-1-pyrroline-5-carboxylate dehydrogenase, mitochondrial, which translates to MSAMLTVCSRALRGRSLERCISSVVEIPKLQNNNVENEPVLAYRAGSRERAELADELKRTAAVTEEIPIVIGGQTIKDGEPQYQVMPHDHSRKIAKFYYASEKTIQKAIEASVEAQVRWDRTPLNERIRIWQNAAELMAGAHRQKLNAATMLGQSKTVVQAEIDSAAELIDFFRFNVFFLKENAKYQPISENPTVTRNSLRFRGIDGFIAAISPFNFTAIGGNLAYTPALMGNGVVWKPSDTALLSNWRIFNIMREAGLPDGIVNFVPADGPTFGRVITTSPFLAGINFTGSVPTFNWLWNEVGKNLNLYHNYPRLIGECGGKNYHFVHPSADVATVVNASIRSAFEYCGQKCSACSRIYIPKSLYEPIKEGLLAERAKLKIGDPTDFSVFTAAVIDDKAFARITGYINGAKKNPKNKILGGGEFDGSKGYFVQPTIIETSDPHDKLMTEEIFGPVLTMYVYDDHDVMKTLALVGSSTKFALTGAVFSKDVNFLQIALEELKMTAGNFYINDKSTGSVVGQQPFGGGRMSGTNDKAGGPNYVMRWTSPQSIKETFVPLREIDYPYMRD; encoded by the coding sequence ATGAGCGCGATGCTGACGGTGTGCTCGAGAGCGCTCCGCGGACGCTCCCTGGAGCGATGCATCTCGAGCGTGGTGGAGATACCCAAGTTGCAGAACAACAATGTGGAGAATGAACCGGTGCTGGCGTACCGCGCCGGCAGCCGTGAGCGAGCCGAGTTGGCGGATGAGCTGAAGCGCACCGCCGCCGTCACCGAGGAGATACCGATCGTCATCGGCGGACAGACCATCAAGGATGGCGAGCCGCAATACCAGGTGATGCCGCATGACCACTCGAGAAAGATAGCCAAGTTTTATTACGCTAGCGAAAAGACTATCCAGAAAGCAATCGAGGCGTCGGTGGAGGCGCAGGTTCGCTGGGACCGCACCCCTCTCAATGAGCGAATCCGCATATGGCAGAATGCTGCTGAACTGATGGCAGGGGCTCACCGCCAAAAGCTCAATGCTGCCACCATGCTTGGACAATCCAAGACAGTAGTTCAAGCAGAAATTGATTCTGCTGCAGAATTGATTGACTTCTTCCGCTTCAATGTGTTCTTTTTGAAAGAAAATGCCAAATATCAGCCCATATCTGAGAATCCAACTGTGACAAGAAACTCCCTTAGGTTCCGTGGCATTGATGGTTTTATTGCTGCAATCAGCCCGTTTAATTTCACTGCCATAGGTGGTAACTTGGCTTACACACCTGCACTGATGGGTAACGGAGTTGTGTGGAAACCCTCAGATACTGCTCTTCTGTCCAACTGGAGGATCTTCAATATTATGAGGGAAGCCGGCCTTCCCGATGgcattgttaattttgttcCAGCTGACGGACCAACCTTTGGACGTGTCATCACAACATCTCCATTCCTAGCTGGCATTAATTTCACTGGTTCAGTACCAACTTTCAATTGGCTTTGGAATGAGGTTGGCAAGAATCTCAATCTCTATCATAACTATCCCAGACTGATTGGGGAATGCGGAGGCAAGAACTATCACTTTGTGCACCCTTCTGCTGATGTGGCCACAGTTGTAAATGCCTCTATTAGATCTGCATTTGAATATTGTGGACAGAAATGCTCGGCTTGCTCAAGAATATACATTCCTAAGTCTCTGTATGAACCCATCAAAGAAGGTTTACTGGCAGAACGGGCCAAACTGAAAATTGGTGACCCGACAGATTTCTCTGTGTTTACTGCAGCTGTTATTGATGACAAAGCTTTTGCCAGAATCACAGGCTACATCAACGGTGCCAAAAAAAATCCTAAGAACAAAATCCTTGGAGGTGGAGAGTTTGATGGCAGCAAGGGCTACTTCGTGCAGCCCACCATCATCGAAACATCTGACCCGCATGACAAGCTAATGACAGAAGAGATCTTCGGCCCCGTGCTCACTATGTACGTGTATGACGACCATGACGTGATGAAGACTCTGGCACTTGTTGGATCCTCAACCAAATTTGCGTTGACCGGGGCAGTGTTTTCCAAGGATGTGAACTTCTTACAAATAGCACTTGAGGAGTTAAAAATGACGGCGGGCAACTTCTACATCAACGACaagtcgacgggctcggtggtCGGGCAGCAGCCGTTCGGCGGCGGGCGCATGTCCGGCACCAACGACAAGGCGGGCGGCCCCAACTACGTGATGCGCTGGACCTCGCCGCAATCTATCAAGGAAACCTTCGTGCCGCTGCGAGAGATCGACTACCCATACATGCGGGACTAA
- the LOC115451433 gene encoding protein OPI10 homolog isoform X1: MSNVFGLIVSGRLVQTDFTPLSETRFLVTITEADSINHVAVFLTGAAPLPPGTAGMVYWSWPDPAAPPNWQLVGHISNAKPSTIFKISNLKKLHELTSVPDENKFISTFGQQQICHNAQIGISIEPEANVQLLGSFIAQETNNYVTFAQKMLENLVNFVASFSVTQDQMTPTPGVSYIPLNTLHTWYQNFERRLQQNPNFWKN, encoded by the exons ATGTCGAACGTATTTGGCTTAATTGTGTCCGGACGGCTG GTGCAAACAGACTTCACGCCGTTGTCCGAGACGCGGTTCCTCGTGACGATAACAGAGGCAGACTCCATCAACCACGTGGCGGTGTTCCTGACGGGCGCGGCGCCGCTGCCGCCGGGCACCGCGGGCATGGTGTACTGGAGCTGGCCCgaccccgccgcgccgcccaaCTGGCAGCTAGTCGGACACATATCCAACGCCAAACCATCCACTATATTTAAGATATCTAATTTAAAGAAACTCCACGAGTTAACTA GTGTTCCAGATGAAAACAAATTCATAAGCACTTTCGGGCAGCAGCAAATCTGCCACAATGCGCAGATCGGCATATCCATCGAACCAGAAGCCAATGTGCAGTTGCTGGGCTCTTTTATT GCACAAGAAACAAATAACTACGTAACGTTCGCCCAAAAAATGCTGGAGAACCTGGTGAACTTCGTGGCATCGTTCTCGGTGACGCAGGACCAGATGACGCCGACGCCCGGCGTGTCCTACATTCCGCTCAACACGCTGCACACCTGGTACCAGAACTTCGAGCGGCGGTTGCAACAGAACCCTAACTTCTGGAAGAACTAG
- the LOC115451433 gene encoding protein OPI10 homolog isoform X2, with the protein MSNVFGLIVSGRLVQTDFTPLSETRFLVTITEADSINHVAVFLTGAAPLPPGTAGMVYWSWPDPAAPPNWQLVGHISNAKPSTIFKISNLKKLHELTNENKFISTFGQQQICHNAQIGISIEPEANVQLLGSFIAQETNNYVTFAQKMLENLVNFVASFSVTQDQMTPTPGVSYIPLNTLHTWYQNFERRLQQNPNFWKN; encoded by the exons ATGTCGAACGTATTTGGCTTAATTGTGTCCGGACGGCTG GTGCAAACAGACTTCACGCCGTTGTCCGAGACGCGGTTCCTCGTGACGATAACAGAGGCAGACTCCATCAACCACGTGGCGGTGTTCCTGACGGGCGCGGCGCCGCTGCCGCCGGGCACCGCGGGCATGGTGTACTGGAGCTGGCCCgaccccgccgcgccgcccaaCTGGCAGCTAGTCGGACACATATCCAACGCCAAACCATCCACTATATTTAAGATATCTAATTTAAAGAAACTCCACGAGTTAACTA ATGAAAACAAATTCATAAGCACTTTCGGGCAGCAGCAAATCTGCCACAATGCGCAGATCGGCATATCCATCGAACCAGAAGCCAATGTGCAGTTGCTGGGCTCTTTTATT GCACAAGAAACAAATAACTACGTAACGTTCGCCCAAAAAATGCTGGAGAACCTGGTGAACTTCGTGGCATCGTTCTCGGTGACGCAGGACCAGATGACGCCGACGCCCGGCGTGTCCTACATTCCGCTCAACACGCTGCACACCTGGTACCAGAACTTCGAGCGGCGGTTGCAACAGAACCCTAACTTCTGGAAGAACTAG